One part of the Thermococcus litoralis DSM 5473 genome encodes these proteins:
- a CDS encoding transcriptional regulator, with protein MTVEIPLNPVGRQEIHQLESILLFATLFRPEVIELIKDPAERLTWVDSLAVAAGAIAREKAGMTTSEIARELGRTEQTIRKHLKGESKAGQLVRETYELIKQGKLDELIKTIEMIEKGGLKEVIAKEEYEKLMQEYEKLKIEYEKVREELEKMKQTVDLESLEKAREEIERLKKELETTKAELEKVRKEKKELEKELAEAKVKIMELQSKKSEEAKIKELEEKLKAKEEEIKRLEGLVDEITREKMELEKKVEEFEGLADEWRKEKEELERKVNELLKENNELKQRIEELETYKIRFESLRDKIEKIKIELEKLLE; from the coding sequence ATGACAGTTGAGATTCCACTGAACCCTGTTGGGAGGCAGGAGATTCACCAATTAGAAAGCATTCTCCTCTTTGCGACTCTCTTTAGGCCGGAGGTTATTGAGCTAATCAAGGACCCGGCAGAAAGGTTAACATGGGTTGACAGTTTAGCGGTTGCAGCGGGAGCAATTGCGAGAGAAAAAGCAGGAATGACAACAAGCGAGATTGCGAGGGAACTTGGTAGAACTGAGCAGACAATAAGAAAACACCTCAAGGGAGAAAGCAAAGCGGGGCAACTTGTTAGAGAAACCTACGAGCTGATAAAGCAAGGAAAGCTCGATGAGCTAATCAAAACTATTGAAATGATTGAAAAGGGTGGCTTAAAGGAAGTTATTGCTAAGGAAGAATATGAAAAGCTTATGCAGGAGTATGAAAAGCTCAAGATTGAATACGAAAAGGTCAGAGAAGAACTTGAAAAGATGAAGCAAACTGTAGACCTTGAAAGCTTGGAAAAGGCAAGAGAGGAGATAGAGAGACTCAAGAAAGAACTCGAAACAACGAAAGCGGAACTCGAAAAAGTCAGGAAGGAAAAGAAAGAGCTTGAAAAAGAGCTCGCAGAGGCTAAAGTAAAAATTATGGAGCTACAAAGCAAGAAGAGTGAGGAGGCAAAAATTAAAGAGCTTGAAGAAAAGCTCAAGGCAAAAGAAGAGGAAATCAAAAGGCTGGAAGGATTGGTCGATGAGATAACACGTGAAAAGATGGAGCTTGAAAAGAAAGTTGAGGAGTTTGAGGGGCTTGCCGATGAGTGGAGAAAAGAAAAAGAAGAGCTTGAGAGAAAAGTCAATGAGCTTTTAAAAGAGAACAATGAGCTCAAACAGAGAATTGAGGAGCTCGAGACGTACAAGATCAGGTTTGAGAGCCTCAGAGATAAGATAGAGAAAATAAAGATAGAGCTCGAAAAACTCCTGGAGTGA
- a CDS encoding preprotein translocase subunit SecD yields the protein MNLKKLLLNGRVLLLILVIVGSILTIIAQGITYGLDISGGVEITVQLEKPVDQSTMEEVRISLENRLNTLGVKDITLEPWGDQIIKIRVANVTEEEANSIIDTINRQGVFYAEFNGVIFATGADIKRVDQVSYEPREGAWIVPFSISKEAAEKFAQLALGKVSYPVDIFLDPPVNSTLIVSQEIYTLMNSNEFQFVPDAKPLPQRLKEAFNIDVVPYTNQSVEEIAKLAQGKEKVILVGVNGELESTLKNLGIKVEKREPRAGEAADEFIRRILGLYGPYRLQEGLTTGEPHTELAISIGGSKEDIAAMGQAQVVSVVLRSGSLPVKVFVEGVNYIPPTLGEQFRKQVVQAGIVALLVVGLIVYLHYRKARIAIPVVLTSLSEVIAILGVAALIRWNLDLPSIAGIIAAIGTGVDQQIVITDELLGGRKKEKITKRSGILKRMGRAFFVIWASATTTIVAMSFLFKFFVGGLRGFAFTTILGVLIGILITRPAYAEIAKVLLSEER from the coding sequence ATGAATCTAAAGAAGCTCCTCTTGAACGGTAGGGTTCTCTTACTCATCCTCGTTATTGTGGGCTCGATCTTAACAATAATTGCTCAGGGGATTACCTATGGTTTGGACATAAGTGGAGGTGTTGAAATAACTGTACAGCTTGAAAAACCTGTTGACCAGTCAACTATGGAAGAGGTCAGGATTTCCCTTGAGAATAGATTGAACACTCTTGGAGTTAAAGATATCACGTTAGAGCCATGGGGAGATCAAATAATAAAAATAAGAGTTGCTAATGTCACGGAAGAGGAGGCAAACAGCATTATAGACACCATAAACCGTCAGGGTGTTTTCTACGCTGAATTCAATGGTGTCATATTTGCAACTGGCGCTGACATAAAGAGGGTTGATCAGGTAAGCTACGAGCCTAGAGAGGGAGCTTGGATTGTTCCGTTTTCAATATCTAAAGAAGCCGCGGAAAAGTTTGCACAGTTAGCACTGGGAAAAGTGAGCTATCCCGTAGACATCTTTCTCGACCCGCCGGTAAATTCAACTTTGATAGTTTCACAAGAGATATACACACTAATGAACTCAAATGAATTTCAGTTTGTGCCTGATGCCAAACCTTTACCACAAAGGCTTAAAGAGGCATTCAACATTGATGTAGTCCCTTACACAAATCAAAGCGTTGAGGAAATAGCCAAGCTTGCCCAAGGGAAAGAAAAGGTTATCCTCGTGGGCGTTAATGGAGAGCTAGAATCGACCTTGAAGAACTTGGGAATAAAAGTTGAAAAGAGAGAACCAAGGGCTGGAGAGGCTGCAGATGAATTTATTAGGAGAATATTAGGTCTTTATGGGCCATATAGACTTCAAGAAGGACTCACCACTGGAGAACCCCACACCGAATTGGCAATTTCAATTGGAGGATCCAAAGAGGACATTGCAGCAATGGGACAGGCTCAGGTCGTTTCAGTGGTGTTAAGGAGTGGATCACTTCCAGTAAAAGTTTTTGTAGAAGGAGTTAACTACATCCCTCCCACCTTGGGAGAGCAGTTTAGAAAACAAGTAGTACAAGCTGGAATAGTGGCTTTGCTGGTAGTTGGATTAATAGTCTATCTCCACTACAGAAAAGCAAGAATAGCTATTCCAGTAGTACTTACAAGTTTAAGTGAAGTTATTGCAATTTTGGGAGTTGCTGCACTGATAAGATGGAATCTCGATTTGCCAAGTATAGCTGGTATAATAGCGGCTATAGGTACTGGAGTTGATCAGCAAATAGTCATAACAGACGAGCTTTTGGGCGGAAGAAAGAAAGAAAAAATCACAAAGAGAAGTGGAATACTTAAGAGAATGGGAAGGGCGTTCTTCGTTATCTGGGCATCAGCAACCACCACAATAGTTGCAATGAGCTTTCTCTTCAAGTTCTTCGTGGGAGGTTTAAGGGGCTTTGCCTTCACCACAATACTTGGAGTGCTCATTGGAATATTGATAACAAGGCCAGCATATGCTGAAATAGCAAAAGTGCTCCTCAGTGAAGAGAGGTGA
- a CDS encoding protein translocase subunit SecF: MLENTLKKLATADPKKMITYPLIVFLVALLILVIHFPTLGTDLKGGVVITIHGGNADAKDVESLLKAENFEVTVREIKSITGDTRVEVRASTDVNVQRIIELIKSKYPDATISQTQFGPSLSRTAQEQSLKAISLAFLGMAVVVFLFFRVPVPSLTVIFSALSDMVIALALMSIFGLELTQATIAALLMLIGYSVDSNILLTTKLLRRKEDTVEEAYFSAVSTGFTMSTTTLGALASLWAISQAEVIDMIAAVLIFGLLADFMNTWILNAGVLRWYIQRGEKK; encoded by the coding sequence ATGCTCGAAAATACCCTCAAAAAACTCGCAACTGCAGATCCTAAAAAAATGATAACTTACCCATTAATCGTTTTTCTCGTAGCACTTTTAATATTGGTGATACATTTTCCAACCCTTGGAACAGATCTTAAGGGAGGAGTGGTTATAACTATTCATGGAGGAAATGCAGACGCAAAAGATGTTGAAAGCCTATTAAAAGCGGAAAATTTTGAAGTAACAGTTAGAGAAATTAAGAGCATTACTGGGGACACAAGAGTGGAAGTAAGGGCATCCACCGATGTTAACGTACAAAGAATAATCGAACTCATAAAGTCAAAATATCCCGATGCAACAATTTCACAAACCCAATTTGGGCCCAGCTTATCAAGAACGGCTCAAGAACAAAGTTTGAAAGCAATTTCTCTAGCATTTCTAGGGATGGCTGTTGTTGTGTTTTTGTTCTTTAGGGTTCCAGTCCCCTCGTTGACTGTGATATTCTCGGCCCTTTCAGACATGGTAATAGCACTCGCCTTGATGAGCATCTTTGGTTTGGAGCTAACTCAAGCCACAATCGCTGCTCTATTAATGCTTATAGGTTATTCCGTTGACAGCAACATACTCCTCACCACCAAGCTTTTGAGAAGAAAGGAAGATACAGTTGAGGAGGCTTATTTTTCAGCTGTCTCTACGGGCTTTACTATGAGCACGACCACCTTGGGAGCTTTAGCTTCATTATGGGCAATTTCCCAAGCAGAAGTCATAGATATGATAGCCGCTGTACTGATTTTTGGATTGCTGGCTGATTTCATGAACACATGGATACTCAATGCTGGAGTGCTAAGATGGTACATACAAAGGGGTGAGAAAAAATGA
- a CDS encoding KaiC domain-containing protein translates to MIKRVKTGIPGMDEILHGGIPERNVVLLSGGPGTGKTIFSQQFLWNGLQMGEPGIYVALEEHPVQVRQNMAQFGWDVKPYEEQGMFAMVDAFTAGIGKSKEYEKYIVHDLTDIREFIDVLRQAIKDINAKRVVVDSVTTLYINKPAMARSIILQLKRVLAGTGCTSIFVSQISVGERGFGGPGVEHGVDGIIRLDLDEIDGELKRSLIVWKMRGTSHSMRRHPFEITDKGITVYANKVLKRGGIVEI, encoded by the coding sequence GTGATCAAGAGGGTAAAAACTGGTATTCCGGGGATGGATGAGATACTTCATGGGGGAATTCCAGAGAGAAACGTAGTTTTGCTCAGCGGAGGCCCGGGAACAGGAAAGACAATATTCAGTCAGCAGTTCTTATGGAATGGTCTACAAATGGGTGAACCCGGAATCTATGTAGCTCTTGAAGAGCATCCAGTTCAAGTTAGGCAAAATATGGCTCAGTTTGGATGGGATGTCAAGCCATATGAAGAGCAAGGAATGTTTGCCATGGTGGATGCCTTCACAGCCGGAATCGGGAAGTCTAAAGAGTATGAGAAGTATATAGTCCATGATTTAACCGATATTAGGGAGTTCATAGATGTATTGAGGCAAGCTATAAAAGACATCAATGCCAAAAGGGTTGTTGTCGATTCTGTTACGACGCTCTATATAAACAAGCCCGCTATGGCTAGAAGCATAATCCTTCAGCTCAAGAGGGTCTTAGCTGGTACTGGATGTACAAGTATATTTGTGAGCCAGATCAGCGTTGGAGAAAGGGGATTTGGAGGGCCTGGAGTAGAGCACGGTGTTGACGGTATCATAAGACTTGATCTTGACGAGATCGATGGCGAGCTTAAACGCTCCCTCATAGTGTGGAAGATGCGTGGTACAAGTCATTCAATGAGAAGGCATCCATTTGAGATAACCGACAAGGGAATAACAGTCTATGCGAACAAAGTTCTGAAGAGAGGCGGAATTGTAGAAATTTGA
- the speD gene encoding adenosylmethionine decarboxylase, which translates to MDTIGYHYVVEASGCDPEVLKDPNKIREIFLEAAKVGNMEVKASYFFRFSPTGVSGVVIVAESHISVHTWPEEGYAALDVYTCGEKADPEKAVDYILEKFKAQYAHVSEVKRGIKEEEGTFTHMVLTWEEKLDRRNEK; encoded by the coding sequence ATGGACACCATTGGATATCACTACGTGGTTGAAGCCTCAGGATGCGATCCAGAGGTTCTAAAAGATCCAAACAAGATAAGAGAGATTTTCTTAGAGGCAGCAAAAGTAGGAAACATGGAAGTTAAGGCGAGCTACTTTTTTAGGTTCTCACCGACTGGAGTTAGTGGAGTTGTTATTGTTGCCGAGAGCCATATTTCCGTTCATACATGGCCAGAGGAAGGATATGCGGCATTAGATGTTTACACATGTGGCGAGAAGGCAGACCCAGAGAAGGCCGTTGATTACATCCTTGAGAAATTCAAAGCTCAGTACGCTCACGTCTCAGAAGTCAAAAGAGGTATCAAAGAGGAAGAGGGCACATTCACCCACATGGTCCTAACATGGGAAGAAAAATTAGACAGAAGAAACGAAAAATAA
- a CDS encoding V-type ATP synthase subunit I — MFKPEEMAKIEVLSLNRYKDSILTYLHEQGVLEIREIDVDLAQKDAPNEFYRKAASYSISLSRLIDFLKSYKEQETGGVKGFIFPELKPKKKYKYRGIEALIKEIESFLENAEPEIKSVEGKITSLNTEIERLKTEIEILELLSALDIEVEYLKPTKSVEIVVGFVEKDKFLPLIEELKKALNDRLAYVSRDLKGKVLVAIALLKKDYDKANPILAKYSFERIEVPDVKGKPRDAIKTLQKEIARLNKELEVAEKEARVLAEKYHDELVFYQELMENEREKANMLSNLVRTNMTFALTGWLPRKEVPKILEGLNKISRGKIYVNVRSPTPEELDEIPVKLKNPKFIEPFEMLTEMFGVPKYNELDPTPILAFTYSFFFGFMLTDFMYGLIIAVVAALLTMGHKKLNDGVYKFSNILLWSSFFTIVMGILFGSYFGDAFQRAGINVPALLDPMRGALVVLGLALAIGLLHLFIGYTLGFIVKIKNKETANAVLEQLPWMLIILGVIFLALSIAGFTSIVLGEAFLLPGIVLFVIAEIRSDLPVLMRLLMTISDFFGFIGNWLSYARLMALALATAGIAMVVNIIVAMIWGIKIGPVPLGIAVGLVVFIGGHIFSTAINALGAFVHALRLHYVEFFGTFYSGEGKRFEPFKAKREVSELELEI, encoded by the coding sequence ATGTTCAAACCGGAAGAGATGGCCAAAATAGAGGTGTTGAGCCTAAACAGATATAAGGATTCTATCTTGACTTATCTCCACGAGCAGGGAGTTCTAGAGATTCGAGAAATTGATGTTGATCTTGCCCAGAAAGACGCCCCGAATGAGTTCTATAGAAAGGCTGCATCTTACAGCATTAGCCTTTCTCGTCTTATAGATTTCTTGAAATCCTACAAAGAACAGGAAACAGGTGGGGTTAAGGGATTCATTTTTCCGGAATTAAAACCAAAGAAAAAATACAAGTACAGGGGAATTGAGGCGTTAATAAAAGAAATCGAAAGCTTTCTTGAAAATGCTGAGCCAGAAATAAAAAGCGTTGAGGGCAAGATAACTTCTTTGAATACTGAAATAGAAAGATTAAAAACTGAAATAGAAATCTTGGAGCTACTTTCAGCATTGGACATTGAAGTGGAATACCTCAAACCTACAAAAAGTGTGGAAATAGTTGTGGGTTTTGTTGAAAAAGACAAGTTTTTGCCCCTGATTGAAGAACTAAAAAAAGCCCTCAACGATAGATTAGCATACGTTTCGAGGGATTTGAAGGGAAAGGTTCTTGTTGCCATTGCCCTGTTGAAAAAGGACTACGACAAGGCTAATCCCATTCTTGCGAAATATTCCTTTGAAAGAATTGAAGTCCCTGACGTGAAAGGAAAGCCAAGAGATGCTATAAAAACTCTTCAAAAAGAAATAGCAAGGCTCAACAAGGAACTAGAAGTAGCAGAAAAAGAGGCAAGAGTTCTCGCCGAAAAATATCATGATGAGCTGGTCTTCTATCAAGAACTCATGGAGAATGAAAGGGAAAAAGCGAACATGCTGAGCAATTTGGTGAGAACGAACATGACTTTTGCCCTTACTGGGTGGTTACCGAGAAAAGAGGTTCCCAAAATCCTAGAGGGGCTTAACAAGATATCCCGCGGCAAAATCTATGTAAATGTAAGATCACCAACACCGGAGGAACTCGATGAAATACCTGTAAAGCTAAAGAATCCCAAATTCATTGAACCTTTTGAAATGCTGACTGAAATGTTTGGTGTTCCAAAATACAACGAACTGGATCCCACTCCCATATTGGCGTTCACGTATTCGTTTTTCTTTGGTTTCATGTTGACGGACTTTATGTATGGGCTGATAATAGCAGTAGTTGCTGCATTGCTTACAATGGGACACAAAAAGCTCAACGACGGTGTTTATAAGTTCTCAAACATTCTCTTGTGGAGTTCATTTTTCACAATTGTAATGGGAATCCTCTTTGGCAGCTACTTTGGAGATGCTTTTCAGAGGGCAGGGATCAATGTGCCGGCACTTTTAGACCCAATGAGAGGAGCTTTAGTTGTCTTGGGACTAGCATTGGCAATTGGACTGCTTCATCTCTTTATTGGCTATACACTGGGGTTCATAGTTAAGATAAAGAACAAAGAAACGGCCAATGCAGTATTAGAACAACTTCCATGGATGCTCATAATTTTGGGAGTAATCTTTCTTGCACTTTCAATTGCAGGATTCACGAGTATTGTACTGGGAGAGGCCTTTTTACTGCCAGGCATTGTCCTCTTTGTAATCGCTGAGATCAGAAGTGACTTGCCGGTACTAATGAGGCTATTGATGACAATCTCAGACTTCTTCGGCTTCATCGGCAACTGGCTTAGCTACGCTAGGTTAATGGCATTAGCATTGGCAACGGCAGGAATAGCGATGGTAGTAAACATAATCGTGGCAATGATCTGGGGTATTAAAATAGGCCCAGTGCCTCTGGGCATAGCAGTTGGTTTGGTAGTATTTATCGGAGGACATATCTTTTCAACGGCAATAAACGCTCTCGGAGCATTTGTTCACGCTTTACGTTTGCATTATGTTGAATTTTTTGGAACGTTTTACTCAGGTGAAGGTAAGAGGTTTGAGCCCTTTAAAGCTAAAAGAGAAGTATCCGAGCTTGAATTAGAGATTTAG
- a CDS encoding M1 family aminopeptidase yields MKAHSIIVIILAVLMVMCISPSQVKLKGFQFSEVPNVKRLFEEYENTIGNETITLEIAFDGWNATIEGVQEIELSLSSPTTIPLLFENSSILKFEVEEIEIRGAKANITALYDGRYGLLLLDIEPIENTQRIKISYTSKYQPLFDVNMRDIIDWHIKSTKNSFYLPPEAYMVLSKVKGNLAIKVSSHPSNYTIAGLLKLPSDKYKPLLPEGDTFHTDGGRFYILLGKWNTHERSIKIDGRSVRVIALTDEGEWVVDELAKILKVYSSYLIPYPYDEFVYIRIKGHRNEIEGFGLYGGAAGTQFENLIPHEVAHNWFGIYAELGLLDESLATYTSSLYKPTLEKADYWEGICLSSRDRTPIVDINAVTRKHQTNLYQRGGFIFRSLQFVVGNETFFQGLRELLEICHVKDCRETEKTLNLIKEIYENLTEQDLDWFFREWFYRADYPNFTVSSLKLLQKDSNYILKLNISEENGFVMPLEVRIVTSVENITKRIFVNGSSVLEIETKGRPTMVILDPDDWVPNVNGSSYRINWEKLTFERIEREEREIDGVKIVVN; encoded by the coding sequence ATGAAAGCGCATTCTATCATAGTGATAATCTTGGCAGTTCTCATGGTCATGTGTATAAGCCCTTCTCAGGTAAAACTCAAGGGATTCCAGTTCTCAGAAGTCCCGAATGTTAAACGTCTTTTTGAGGAGTATGAAAATACCATCGGGAATGAAACCATAACCCTTGAGATAGCTTTTGACGGCTGGAATGCTACAATTGAAGGAGTCCAAGAGATCGAGCTTTCCCTAAGCTCTCCGACTACAATACCCCTTCTCTTTGAGAACTCATCTATCTTAAAATTCGAGGTCGAGGAAATTGAAATTCGCGGCGCAAAGGCTAATATAACAGCCCTTTATGACGGCAGATACGGTCTTTTGCTACTGGATATAGAGCCTATTGAAAATACCCAGCGGATTAAAATTTCCTATACCTCAAAATATCAGCCTCTTTTTGACGTTAACATGAGGGATATAATAGATTGGCACATTAAATCAACCAAGAACTCTTTCTATCTCCCACCCGAGGCTTATATGGTGCTTTCGAAGGTGAAGGGAAATTTAGCGATTAAAGTTTCTTCCCATCCCTCTAACTACACCATCGCAGGTCTTTTAAAGCTTCCAAGTGATAAATACAAGCCGCTTCTTCCGGAGGGAGATACTTTCCACACAGATGGCGGGAGATTTTACATTCTTTTGGGAAAGTGGAACACCCATGAGAGATCAATTAAAATAGATGGCAGAAGTGTAAGGGTCATAGCACTAACAGATGAGGGAGAGTGGGTTGTTGACGAGCTTGCAAAAATTCTGAAAGTGTATTCCTCCTATCTGATCCCATATCCGTACGATGAGTTCGTTTACATCAGAATCAAAGGACATAGAAATGAAATTGAAGGATTCGGGCTCTATGGAGGGGCAGCAGGGACTCAATTTGAAAACCTTATTCCCCATGAAGTTGCCCACAACTGGTTTGGAATATATGCGGAGCTTGGACTTTTGGATGAGTCCCTCGCAACATACACGTCATCTCTCTACAAACCGACGCTTGAAAAAGCAGACTACTGGGAAGGAATATGCCTCAGCTCGAGGGATAGAACACCGATAGTTGATATTAACGCTGTCACAAGAAAGCACCAAACCAACCTATATCAAAGGGGTGGCTTTATTTTCCGCTCTCTACAGTTTGTTGTTGGAAACGAAACCTTTTTCCAAGGGCTTAGAGAGCTCCTTGAGATTTGCCACGTTAAAGACTGCAGGGAAACTGAGAAAACGTTAAATCTGATTAAGGAAATCTATGAAAACCTAACCGAGCAAGATTTAGACTGGTTCTTTAGGGAGTGGTTTTATAGGGCGGACTACCCGAACTTCACGGTTTCAAGCTTAAAACTCCTTCAAAAGGATTCAAACTACATTTTAAAGCTCAACATAAGCGAAGAGAACGGCTTTGTAATGCCCCTTGAAGTGAGGATTGTTACGTCAGTGGAGAACATAACGAAGAGAATCTTCGTGAATGGGTCATCTGTTTTAGAGATCGAGACCAAGGGAAGACCTACAATGGTGATTCTCGATCCAGATGACTGGGTACCCAATGTTAACGGCTCCTCCTATAGGATTAACTGGGAAAAGCTCACATTTGAGAGAATCGAGAGAGAAGAAAGGGAAATAGATGGAGTTAAAATAGTTGTGAACTGA
- a CDS encoding PUA domain-containing protein, producing MELRYRRASSWEFDLIMKEAEKFGELKHEFFGIVEGKFRDVYAVNEEVWREIENLKVKPYAFGTFVGTIKVDKNLVEKFYPNIEFFYFVDIKKNYAVLKPKTAFLFTTGKDVPKKGVKEYNWQGSKKLVILNEEGLILGLGIINPKSEKKFIKNITDIGEFIRRHK from the coding sequence ATGGAACTTAGATACAGAAGGGCTTCCTCTTGGGAGTTTGATTTAATAATGAAGGAAGCTGAAAAGTTTGGGGAGTTAAAGCACGAGTTCTTTGGAATAGTTGAGGGAAAGTTTAGGGATGTGTATGCGGTAAACGAGGAAGTTTGGAGAGAAATAGAAAACCTAAAGGTAAAGCCCTACGCATTTGGGACCTTTGTAGGTACAATAAAAGTTGACAAAAACCTTGTTGAGAAATTCTATCCAAACATTGAGTTCTTTTATTTTGTGGATATTAAGAAGAACTATGCGGTTCTAAAGCCAAAAACTGCATTTCTTTTTACAACCGGCAAAGACGTGCCGAAAAAAGGGGTCAAAGAGTATAACTGGCAGGGGAGCAAAAAGCTTGTTATCCTAAATGAAGAGGGTTTAATCCTCGGACTCGGCATTATAAACCCAAAGAGCGAAAAGAAGTTCATTAAAAACATTACGGACATTGGGGAATTCATAAGGCGGCACAAGTAG
- a CDS encoding potassium channel family protein: MFIVIMGAGRVGYLVAKMLENEGHDVTIIDIDKERAKELSFLINGLVIEGDATDHKTLEEANVKQADAFAALTGRDDANILACILAKHLNPEVKTVLRISKPKNKEVFERVEDLKKYFDVVISPEEIAANYIFRSLTTPGFDRVLFPREGAEIVKFRLDDESEISEKSVKDLNLPRDSLIVAIYDEKGNLTIPSGDTKLPKKGEVVVFAKNSVLNEIKKIFEQKKSSGEQT; this comes from the coding sequence ATGTTTATTGTGATAATGGGGGCCGGAAGGGTTGGATACCTTGTAGCTAAAATGCTGGAAAATGAGGGGCATGATGTTACAATAATTGACATAGACAAGGAGAGAGCCAAAGAGCTCTCCTTCCTTATTAATGGTCTTGTGATTGAGGGAGATGCTACGGACCATAAGACCTTAGAAGAGGCTAATGTGAAGCAGGCAGATGCTTTTGCAGCATTAACTGGGAGAGATGACGCAAACATATTAGCGTGCATTCTCGCAAAGCACCTAAATCCTGAGGTAAAGACAGTTCTCAGGATAAGTAAACCGAAAAATAAGGAAGTCTTTGAAAGAGTTGAAGACCTAAAAAAATACTTTGATGTGGTTATAAGCCCGGAAGAAATAGCAGCTAACTACATCTTCAGGAGTTTGACAACTCCAGGGTTTGATAGGGTTTTGTTCCCTAGAGAAGGAGCAGAAATCGTTAAGTTCCGTTTGGATGATGAGAGTGAAATTTCAGAAAAATCAGTAAAAGACCTCAACTTGCCAAGGGACTCCCTTATAGTGGCAATATATGATGAAAAGGGGAACTTAACAATCCCCTCAGGGGATACGAAACTTCCCAAAAAGGGCGAAGTGGTTGTTTTTGCCAAAAATTCAGTTCTAAACGAAATCAAAAAAATCTTTGAACAGAAGAAAAGCAGTGGAGAACAGACTTGA
- a CDS encoding YkgJ family cysteine cluster protein yields MRFKPKPLKSDVKFECKFCLDCCRGRFIYLTLHDIKNIMRRGHDPQDFILLTAEEGKIRFVLAYREWDLGCVFHDPETGKCKIHDYNPLICQIYPFMVSYKPLGIEGEEPFEYNGEKLWLYYDESCPGIGEGKEVITREEVAELGVRFHKEFEKTDLEGLNSLLNGENNGT; encoded by the coding sequence GTGAGATTCAAGCCAAAACCATTGAAAAGCGATGTGAAGTTTGAGTGCAAATTCTGCTTAGACTGTTGTAGGGGGAGGTTCATTTACCTAACTTTGCATGACATAAAGAACATAATGAGAAGGGGGCATGATCCACAGGATTTTATCCTTTTAACTGCAGAAGAAGGGAAAATACGCTTTGTTTTGGCCTATAGGGAATGGGATCTTGGGTGTGTTTTCCACGATCCAGAGACTGGGAAATGTAAAATCCACGACTACAACCCCTTAATTTGTCAGATCTATCCGTTTATGGTGTCCTACAAGCCGCTTGGCATTGAAGGTGAGGAGCCCTTTGAATATAATGGAGAAAAGCTGTGGCTCTACTATGATGAGAGCTGTCCAGGGATTGGCGAAGGGAAAGAGGTTATAACAAGGGAGGAAGTAGCAGAACTCGGTGTGAGGTTTCATAAAGAATTTGAAAAAACTGATCTGGAGGGCTTAAACAGTCTTTTGAATGGTGAAAACAATGGAACTTAG
- a CDS encoding V-type ATP synthase subunit H, whose protein sequence is METIIKEIVDAEKKAEERIEKAKEEAKVIINRAKEDAKKIEEEILKEAQEKANSLIEAKRSEGEQEAKKISEEGEKELEDIRIKATQNFEQAIEEAIKLIRGR, encoded by the coding sequence ATGGAGACAATCATTAAAGAAATTGTGGATGCCGAGAAAAAAGCCGAAGAAAGAATTGAAAAGGCAAAAGAAGAGGCAAAGGTAATAATAAACCGTGCAAAAGAAGATGCTAAAAAAATTGAAGAGGAAATTCTAAAAGAAGCCCAAGAAAAGGCGAACTCCCTTATAGAAGCAAAAAGATCAGAAGGAGAGCAGGAAGCAAAAAAGATTTCTGAAGAGGGTGAAAAAGAACTTGAGGATATAAGGATTAAGGCCACACAAAACTTTGAACAAGCGATTGAAGAGGCAATAAAGCTCATTAGAGGTAGATGA